A section of the Triticum dicoccoides isolate Atlit2015 ecotype Zavitan chromosome 7A, WEW_v2.0, whole genome shotgun sequence genome encodes:
- the LOC119332152 gene encoding B-cell receptor-associated protein 31-like has product MIQLLFTLLGAEAGVAAVLLFKTPLRKLAMLALDRLKRGRAPVMVRTVAATVLVVLASSLHSMAKIHGHAGAGELDAPGALSPTDQVLLARHLLEASLMGYILFLALVIDRLHSYIREMRGLKKNLEAVSKQNKTLEEAKSGRSDESKPHHNDIASLNEEIKKLKRQLKEKAEEAKDAEAKALAAQTQSEGLARKYDRLLEDNKHLHDQLQSGDIPLSRSDGKKNA; this is encoded by the exons ATGATCCAGCTCCTCTTCACCTTGCTGGGCGCGGAGGCGGGCGTGGCGGCCGTCCTGCTCTTCAAGACGCCGCTGCGGAAGCTGGCGATGCTCGCGCTCGACCGCCTCAAGCGCGGCCGGGCCCCCGTCATGGTGCGCACCGTCGCCGCCACCGTCCTCGTCGTCCTCGCCTCCAGCCTCCACAGCATGGCCAAGATCCACGGCCACGCCGGCGCCGGCGAGCTCGACGCGCCCGGCGCGCTCAGCCCCACCGACCAGGTCCTCCTCGCCCGCCACCTCCTCGAGGCCTCCCTCATGG GATACATTTTATTCCTTGCTCTCGTCATTGACCGGCTACACAGCTACATCAGAGAGATGCGAGGGCTGAAGAAGAACCTGGAGGCTGTGTCGAAGCAGAACAAGACCTTAGAAGAAGCAAAATCTGGAAGGTCCGACGAGAGCAAGCCACACCACAACGACATTGCTTCGCTGAACGAGGAGATCAAGAAGCTGAAGCGGCAACTGAAAGAAAAGGCGGAGGAGGCCAAGGATGCAGAGGCCAAAGCACTAGCTGCCCAGACGCAGTCTGAAGGTCTTGCGCGCAAATATGACCGCCTGCTGGAGGACAACAAGCATCTCCATGACCAGCTGCAGTCAGGAGACATCCCGCTGTCGCGTTCGGATGGCAAGAAGAATGCCTAA